A part of Primulina eburnea isolate SZY01 chromosome 10, ASM2296580v1, whole genome shotgun sequence genomic DNA contains:
- the LOC140803811 gene encoding uncharacterized protein At4g22758-like: MGSSKSQREVGHKKNKKGRLAEKASSFHGRASGVASEMLPRPRIVPDLFSGARISGNAAEDMVLRGMPAKLTKLLCKVTVQRSLGPVQVLISLEATVEDLIAAALRQYEKEARRPILSSDASAFNLHYSQFNLESLDRSAKIQELGSRNFFLCPKTAAAVRILHAAL; encoded by the exons ATGGGGTCATCGAAGAGTCAGCGTGAAGTAGGCCACAAGAAGAACAAGAAAGGGAGGCTGGCGGAGAAAGCGTCGTCTTTTCATGGCAGGGCTAGCGGGGTGGCGTCGGAGATGCTTCCCAGGCCGAGGATCGTGCCGGACTTGTTTTCCGGTGCGAGGATCAGTGGAAACGCGGCGGAGGATATGGTGCTTAGAGGGATGCCAGCGAAGCTGACGAAATTGCTGTGTAAAGTGACGGTGCAGAGGAGTCTCGGTCCGGTGCAGGTTTTGATCTCGCTGGAGGCCACGGTTGAGGATTTGATCGCGGCTGCACTGCGCCAGTATGAGAAAGAAGCACGGCGGCCGATTCTTTCGTCCGATGCTTCAGCCTTTAACCTCCATTACTCACAATTCAACTTAGAAA GTTTAGATCGCTCGGCAAAGATACAGGAATTGGGATCAAGAAACTTCTTCCTCTGTCCAAAAACAGCGGCGGCGGTGAGAATACTGCATGCGGCGCTGTAA